A stretch of DNA from Spirosoma endbachense:
TTTATTAATCGTCATCAGGAACCGTGGCACGGCTCCAGGTCAAAACGTTTTAAGTTTATGTAGTAAAGATAGACTGACCCTTTTCTGCGTTATCAGTCAAATCTGACCAATTGCCTAACTTGCGGAGTGAATCTCTTTATTGCTATGACCAATTCCGAAATCGTTGATTTACTCGAACTAACGGGCCGACTAATGGAACTCCATGACCGTGATGCCTTCCGCACACGGACTTTTCAGACGGCCGCGTTCAATCTGGACAAAACCACCGCTGATCTGGCCCAGCTATCGATCGATGAGCTAACCAAACTGCCCGGTGTGGGCAAGTCAGTGGCTGGTAAAATCCGTGAAATCGTAGAAACCGGACACCTGACCGACCTCGAGGAGCTATTGGCTCAGACGCCGTCGGGTGTTCTGGATATGTTTCGAATCAAAGGATTGGGCGTCAAGAAGGTACGGACCCTCTGGCAGGAGTTGGGTATCGACAATCTTCAAGATCTGAAAGTAGCAGGCGAAAACGGCCAGATTGCTAAAACTAAGGGGTTTGGGGCCAATACGCAGGAGAAAATTCTGACGGCCCTGGAGTTTTTACAGGAGCAACAGGGTAAGGTTCGTATGGACAAAGCAGCCATGATTGCCAATGTGCTGCACGATGAACTGATAAAACACTTCGAGCGGGTCGAGATCAGCGGTCAGGTCCGCCGGAAGGCACAAGAGGTCGATACGGTACAATTGCTGGTACAGACCAGTGATCCAATTTCTGCGATGAAGACGCTGGCTAATCTGGCCAATCTGGAGCAGAACGAGCCCGAGTCGTCGCCGTTTGTGTGGCGGGGAAAACTGGAGGGATTCGACGTACTGGTTGAATTACTGTTGTATCCGGCCGAACAGATAAACCGCCAGTTGTTTATTCAAACGGCAACCGATTCGCATCTGCAACAAGTCGGTAATGGCGGATTCCCGTTATTGCAGATCGCCCAAACCAGTACAATGGCCGAGGTTGAAGCAGAAACGGCCGAGGTTGAAGCGGCCATTTATGCACGGGCGGGTCTGCCCTACATTGTACCCGAAATGCGGGAAGATGATTTCGCGTTTCGCTGGGCCAGCCGTCATCGCAACGACGAGCTTGTGACCTGGGAAGATCTGCGCGGAACCCTTCATAACCACAGTACCTGGTCGGACGGAAAACAGTCGGTTGCTGATATGGCGGCTTATTGCCGCGAACTGGGCCTGACCTACTTTGGTATTGCCGACCACTCAAAAACGGCTTCTTATGCCAACGGCCTCGACAGTGACCGGGTTCGACAGCAACAACTTGAAATCGATCAGCTCAATGCTGGTCTTGGTCAGGACTTTCGCATTTTTAAGGGGATCGAATCCGACATTCTGGGCGATGGCTCCCTGGATTACGACGACGCTACGCTGGCGACCTTCGATTATGTTGTCGCGTCGGTACACCAGACCCTGACCATGTCGCTCGAAAAAGCGACCACGCGATTACTGCGGGCAATCGAAAATCCCTATACAACGATTCTGGGACATCCGACCGGCCGACTGCTACTGGCCCGCGAAGGCTATCCTATCGATCACCGGGCTATCATCGACGCCTGTGCAGAGCATCAGGTTGTGATCGAAATCAACGCCAGTCCCTATCGGCTCGATATCGATTGGCACTGGATCGATTATGCCATGCAAAAAGGAGTAATGCTGAGCATTAACCCCGATGCGCACGATCTGGTCGGGTTGCTCGACATGCACTACGGCGTAGCCATCGGCCGGAAAGGTGGATTAACCCGCGCCATGACCTTCAATGCCCTGACGCTGACCGAAATGAGCGACTATCTGCAACGACGACGGGAAAGGACACGTACATAGGGTAGCGCAGCCTCTGAACGCATTAACAATGGATTAATGATAGGCATAATAGGGTAAATCATGGATTTTATCTCTTTATATCCTTGACATGTCATACCATTGTTGATGCCAGGCTGCCAACTCTGCGTTTCCTAACCCCGGTTCTATGCGCTTTTTACATCTACTGTTCGTGTCCGTTTGTTTGCTCAACGGGGCATTGGCCCAGCAACGAACCTCGTCGAATGGCCACGCCACTACGTTTCCGGCTACAGGCTATGTCCGGGATGTCAAAACCGGGAAGCCTATTCAGGGAGTCAACATTGTGGTTCTGAACGTATCGAAAGGCTACGTGACGGCCAAAGATGGATTTTATATTGTACAGTTACCGCCGGGTAATTACATCCTGCGCTTCTCTCATGTTGGCTATCGAACCAAAGAGGATACCATCTCGCTGCAAAAAACACTCTTCCGGGAGATTACCATGGAAGATGATGCCAAAGACCTGGAAGAAGTTGTTGTAACGAGCGAAACCCCCGACCGA
This window harbors:
- a CDS encoding helix-hairpin-helix domain-containing protein produces the protein MTNSEIVDLLELTGRLMELHDRDAFRTRTFQTAAFNLDKTTADLAQLSIDELTKLPGVGKSVAGKIREIVETGHLTDLEELLAQTPSGVLDMFRIKGLGVKKVRTLWQELGIDNLQDLKVAGENGQIAKTKGFGANTQEKILTALEFLQEQQGKVRMDKAAMIANVLHDELIKHFERVEISGQVRRKAQEVDTVQLLVQTSDPISAMKTLANLANLEQNEPESSPFVWRGKLEGFDVLVELLLYPAEQINRQLFIQTATDSHLQQVGNGGFPLLQIAQTSTMAEVEAETAEVEAAIYARAGLPYIVPEMREDDFAFRWASRHRNDELVTWEDLRGTLHNHSTWSDGKQSVADMAAYCRELGLTYFGIADHSKTASYANGLDSDRVRQQQLEIDQLNAGLGQDFRIFKGIESDILGDGSLDYDDATLATFDYVVASVHQTLTMSLEKATTRLLRAIENPYTTILGHPTGRLLLAREGYPIDHRAIIDACAEHQVVIEINASPYRLDIDWHWIDYAMQKGVMLSINPDAHDLVGLLDMHYGVAIGRKGGLTRAMTFNALTLTEMSDYLQRRRERTRT